The DNA region GCTCCAAGATTTGACATTGGCCAGAACAATTTTGAAAGTTGTCGGCTTTATGAATAGGCAATTCAcctttttatattctttatatctttttattgttAGGCTACAGATGGTGCTGATGGATTTCAGAATACTCATCAAATGCAACAATTTGAATCTGCAAAGTTTTGTACAGATCACGTAGCTTTTCTGTATATTTATGATCCTCCTGAATACTATTTTCTCCACTATTTTTCTCCCTTCCAGCGAAGATAAATGTTTTCTTCGTTAGGTTGTTTTCATTCTTGAGAAAGTACATATTATATGGGAGCCTCTCTTGCTGCCTTCAAACTTTAAGAGAAGCATGTGTATGGTTTTAGAGTCTGTTTTCAAGAATCACAAGAGACATTCTCTTTATAGATGATATGGCAGCAGAAGAGACATTGCAGGTATGATATTAAGTTTCAGTCTTCATTCAAGTTATTGGAAtttttgaaggttttttttttttgaatacaGCTAATTGGTTGACAATTTTCAGCTTCAAAGACTGATACATCTGATACTTGAAAACCTATCATCTTTATTGGAGTCCATAACTGCAGAACAGGAATCCGCACATCCTCTGGATGATTTCGTACCATCTCTACTGAAAATCTGCAAACTGGCAGGCATGTTTTCATTGGCTAATTTCTAACTTGAAATTGGTAAATTGTAGATGCCTAGTGCTCAAACATAGTCTTTTAACTCAGATCTTGTAAGTATTGCCAGAATTGCTAGATATGCCTTTAAAATCCATTACAACAGCTTGGGAAGGTGGAGAACTATTCAGTCGTGGTTTTGCATTATCAGAGGTACGAATACAATGGGaccttttaaataaatatttgttggATTTATATGATACTTTATATACCTTTCTGGTTTTATCTTTGTTATACAATATGTTCTTTGACTTTCTATCAAGTGTTTATCTGCCTACAAAATCTGTCCACCTCTTGGCAGGTACAGGATTTATTCAAAGCCATTTTTGCGGACTCACCTTTTAAGGAAAGAATGCTTATGGAGGATGGAAAATGTAAGCtttgtaaagtttaaaaaattttgacagaaAATGTTAcaccaggaaaaaaaaaaaaaaagagaaaatcatcTTGCGTCACCGCAGGTGGAGCCGACGCAGCTAACATGAAAACTTTTTGCCTTTTTGTACATCCATCCTTGGTTCTTAGAGGGAGAAATAGTCTGTTCataggtttttttctttttgttaaaccTCATGTACAACATACTTTTCCTCCATAATTTATATGGATAAATTAAGAATCAGCTAGACACATCTTATTACTAGCGAGATGAGACAATTGTATTGGTCTCtagttagaaaatattattccCGACGGTGCCCATTTACTTGTGCCATGATATATCAAGGTTTATGTGCGGATTTACGTTTTTTCGTCTGTGTTTCAGATAGTCCAAGACGCCAAGTTGGCACCCTTAAAATACGCAAGGTCGGCGTTGTGACCAGGAGCTTGCGACTGAATTCCTTGAGTTAGTAAACGGAAAATGAAACTTTTCCTTAAATTCAATGTGCTTGAACGTTTGTTAATTTGAATACAAATGAAGATGTTTTAACTCGTTATTGAtgtgtaaattgatatttattatacaaatatataaggCACAAGTGTGTTAATATTCTCATAGATAAACCCCTTCAGGGTGGTAGTACAATAGTTCAAACAAGAAATCTGTCTCACAAtggccaaaaataaaattagaaaaaattaatcacaGTAGCATTACGAAGAAACAGGAATTGCTGATGGTATCAAACTCGTCTTTAGCCTACATTCTCGTTCCTTCCTGGAACTTTTGCTTTTCACTGTTTAGGTACCTCATTCTGCCATGAGTTCTTCAAGGGAAAATTCATCCTCTTCAATGATTTCCCCATCCTTACCATCCCACGGTTCGGTCTTCACAATCACAGGGGTTCCATCTAAAGGTAAAATGCCCTTTCCTCCACGCCCAGCTTCCTTGACAAACTCtctgaaaataaatttgataatatagaTGGTTATGTCCCCGTTTTGGAAATAGCTTTTAAGACAAATCAGAAACACAATACTTACATGATCTGCTCAAACTCATATGCACTTTTTAGTGGAGTGTAAACTCCTTTCTTCACATTCAAAGCTACCAGAGCTGGATAGCCATAGCCACCAACACCTACACGCATCTCAAGATCTGGCTGCTTACCAGCAGCTGCCCAGACATAGCTGTTGAATAGATACagtatcaataaaaaaaaattcatctctATCAGCCAAAAAACGTTGTCTTTCTAGAACATCTGAAATAAACGTGATCACAAATTGGACAAATCTAAGGAAGTCTAATATTCTTGCCTGTAAGGACTCCTCTTGAACTTCTCTGCAACTGCTAACATCATCTCAAGGTACTTATTTCTCCCATCTGCCTTGGAGTCCAAAATGTcaggaaggaaagaaagaaaacagatGGCTGCAGATCCACACTTCTCTTCCATAATATCCTGTACAAAAAGATTATGGTTTCATATATCCATCATAAAGATTCCACAAGATACGTAGGAAAGAAATGACGTACTGGGCTAGTCAGCTCAGACACTTCAGGTGGTGCAACATTTGTTTCCAGCTGCTCTAGAGCAAATGACTCAATAGCTGAGGCAGTTCTAGCACCCTCGTAGGGAATTGGGCTGTCTTTGTCAGCACCAAACACCAAGATAGTGGGGAATCCTTGAACGTTGAATTTGCTCATCAAAGACTGTTAACCACACTCCATTAGACCCCCAACATAAGATGGCATCCATTTATGAGCTATACTTTCCATATTTTAAAGCAACAAGAAAAACCGCTGAATTTACAGGTCTTAACAAGAAAAACTTAGTATGATCCTACTATAAGAGTAGAAACTCAGTGACTCTAAATTTAGAAGTAATGTCACATTAGatgaacaaaaatatgttattgagaaaacaaaatatcTCTATGCTCAAGCAATTGCTAATGTTTTAATGTATTGTTGAAACAAGATGGTAATGAGATATCAACATCACCAAACTAAAATATCTCTATGCTCAAGCAATTGCTAATAACTAAGATTCAACAGGAATAGACAAAAATAAGTATCCAGGTTTACTCCACTGTAAGTGTATACTGCCAATTCGATATTACCTTCTCAGCCTCACAATCGACATGACCCAACTTCACTTTGCCCTTCAAGTTATGAGCTGCCTTCTTCCACTCAGGAGCCAGCCTTTTACAGTGTCCACACCTTGagaaaaacaatttaacaaattttatcacCAGTTACTAGAAAAAGACCTTACGCACGAAGTGCCAAGACGACCTAAGATCAAAGCTTACTTACCAAGGTGCAAAAAATTCCACAATCCAAAGTTCTTTGCTTTTGAGCACCAACTCATCAAAATTGTGGGAATTCAATTCTACAGATGCATTAGGTTCAGCTTTATCACTTGATCCTTCAGTTTTTTTTCCATCTAGACGTTCCTTTAAAAGTCCCTTTATCTGTAAAGAACTAAATTGATTAGAATGCATACACTATCTTTCAA from Mangifera indica cultivar Alphonso chromosome 8, CATAS_Mindica_2.1, whole genome shotgun sequence includes:
- the LOC123223669 gene encoding protein disulfide isomerase-like 2-3; the protein is MNRSLLFVILTICFSFFALFNLSFALYGSSSPVVQLTPTNFKSKVLNSNGVVLVEFFAPWCGHCKALTPIWEKAASVLKGVATVAALDADAHQSLAQEYGIKGFPTIKVFVPGKPPVDYQGARDVKPIAEFALQQIKGLLKERLDGKKTEGSSDKAEPNASVELNSHNFDELVLKSKELWIVEFFAPWCGHCKRLAPEWKKAAHNLKGKVKLGHVDCEAEKSLMSKFNVQGFPTILVFGADKDSPIPYEGARTASAIESFALEQLETNVAPPEVSELTSPDIMEEKCGSAAICFLSFLPDILDSKADGRNKYLEMMLAVAEKFKRSPYSYVWAAAGKQPDLEMRVGVGGYGYPALVALNVKKGVYTPLKSAYEFEQIIEFVKEAGRGGKGILPLDGTPVIVKTEPWDGKDGEIIEEDEFSLEELMAE